CGAAGTTTGCAGAGGTTTTCTTGAGGGTTTTTTTAAAGCCTTCAACCTTTCTGTCGATGTTGAGCTGAATTGTGGGGAAATCTGCACTGTGGTTGTTAGACTTAAAGACTGAATTTCCTTTTCACCTTTATCGCAATACCCCTCTTGCTCTCGGTCATCTCTCTCCCGTCCATAAAAGCGATTCCGACACCAAAAATACTGCTGTTGTGGAACACCACAATGTCGTTCGGCCTGATTCTCTCATCTGCATTCACAACCCCTGCTGCGAATACCGTACTCGTCAGATCAAAGTCTCCAATCTCCACGGTGTACTTACCACTCTCAAGCAGGAGCCTTGCCAGCTTCTCGTATATGTCAAGCATCCCGTATTTCGTGTCGACTCTCGCCACCCTCTCCTTTCCGTCAAGCATTTCTATCTCGGGGTATCTTCCCCTGTAGCTGTGCTTTTCAGCTTCAATTTCGAACTGGTAGCGCAACATGTGGTCAAATATCTGATGGTAGAGGTCAAACCTGCTGTAGCCGTCAATTTCCTCTTTCAGCCTTTTAACCGATTTCTCATTAAGAATGCCATTTTCAGCAGTGAAAACGATCTCGGTATCCAGATCCCGCACAGCCTTTTCAACGACCCTTCTGTATCCTCCCTCTACATGTGCCACCACTTTCCTGAATTTCCCTCTCTCAATGAACTTTTTAAGCCAGAATGCAACGAAAGAGATCTCTTCCTCAGTCCAGTGTCCGGTTACAGGAGTGTCATAGTTTATTGCCGGGTAGGTGAGCTCGAATTCTCTTGGGACGACAAGAGGGGAGGAGATTATGATTTCGTTCACATTGATCTTCACTTTGCTTCTCAAAGCTCTGTGGGTTTTTGATGTGAGGTATGGTTTTCTTGCAGTACATGGAAGCAGCAGAACAGTGTCAGTTACGGGTTTGTAGCACCTCACCGCCCTGTTGAGGAAGTAGCTAACTTCAAAACGATTCACACTTTCCACAGCAGAGAAAAGACATCTGGATTTTTTGAATCTTGCGAAGCTCGCCTTTTCTCCAGTAGCATCGGCGATTCTGAGACTAGCAGTCATTTCAGGGTTGAGCTTAACCCTTGCCTCAACGTAGTTTCTCATCTCCTCGTTGTCAATCAGACGTCTGCATTTTTCAATCTCAATTCTCAGCAGTTCAGTATTGTGCCCGGCAACAGTTCTGTTCACATCACTCTCATCCATGTTCTCTAAAACCTGATTTTTGCAGTATCTACAGCTGCAGGGAAATTTTTTGAGCTTTGAAACGGGTATTTCAAGATCACCAAGAAAATAGGTACCGTTGTAGGCCATGGCAACTGCGAGGATGTTGTCAACGATATCCGCCCCGAGATACACGAGCAACGCCAGATTCCAGGGTGTTGCAGAAGCAGCAGCATATATCGGGTTTGTTTTGGGGATGCCCTGAAAAGCCTGAACCAGATGTTTTGGAGAGAGATGCCACAGTCCGGTGAGGACGGTAACTTCTTTGTTGGATGGCCCAAGGCGCTTGAAGAGATCTTCAGATATGAATTTCAGCGGATAAGGAGCCCTACCGAAGTCTATCTTTTTTGCTATTTCTGGAATTCCCGAATCTACATTGAATTCAATCAGGGCTGGAGTTATGAGCTCCACGTCGTCGATCCTCAACCTTCCTCTTCTTGAGTAGCCATCTCTTTTTTCAGGGTAGAACATTCAGGTCACCGTTTGAGGGTAGATTTTTAAGAAAATCAGCCCAGACTCCTGAAACGTAAATCCTGAATTTTTTGTCCGGATTGGATTTCATCATTCTGATCAGGTTTTCGACTGCTGTTTCAAGGGCTTCTTTTTCTATCAGATCCTCGTCGGGTATCTCCGCATGCCCGGCAGGATATGTTTCGAGCATCTCTGCAGGAACCGGTCCGAAGACCGGTCTCAGGTAGAGGTCTGCGAGCATCCCGAGGTCTGAGGAGATCACAAGCTCATCTTTTCCCCATTCCAGATTGAGCAGTGCCTTTCCATGTCTTCTGACAGCAGGTCTGTAGATGCTGTCAAGGCCTGTATAGAGAAACTTCTTTTTCACTTTCGGGTCTGATCTTTCAATAATGGAAAAGTACTTCTTTATGAGTCTCCACCCCGCCAGCATGCTGGGATGCGCCCTCACTCTTTTCTCAACTAGCTCGAACAGGGAATTTTCCTTGATTGCCTGCTTTATATTCTCAATTTCCTGAAAGCTTACGTAAAGATTGTGGCGGGCTATTAGCTCCTCTCTCTCTTTCTTCTCCATTCTTCTCAGTTCCTCTGGTGAGTATGAGGAGCATACGGGGCATTTGCAGGGAAAATAGTTCATTTCTGAAAGTTTTTTCGTTCCATAAACTGTCAGATATCGATCATCTTTGGCGTAAAGGGCGTATGCCGCTGAATCAAACAGATCGCAGCCCAGTGCCACAGCCATCGCAAAGAGCATTGGGTGCCCGCATCCAAAAAGGTGGATGGGTTCAACCGTGATAATGCTCCTCACCTCTAAAATGATCCTTGCAAGGTCCTTGAACCGGTATGTGTCCATGAGAGGAACGATGGCACCTATGGGATATATGTCTCCACCAATATTTCTGGCTTCCTTTGCTGCCAACTTCCTCAGTTCGGAGTGTGTCGATCCCTGGATGGGAATTGCCAGCAGCGAATCCGTGTTAACGATTTTTCTCGCCTCTCTTTCTCTTTGCAGGGTGATGTTCAGGTCTCTGATTGCCGTATCGAAATCAGCATCCGGTGGTGTGGGTATGTCGAGAGGTACGATGATATCCGATCCTATGGATTTCTGAAATTCGATTATCTCTGCATTTGAGATTTCGACATCACCATATACCATAAGCTGATAACTTCCGCTGTCAGTCATTACGGGCATATCTGTTCCCAGAATGGCATGAACACCCTTTTCAATCGCCTCATCCTTCATTGTGCGGTAGATGATGTATGAGTTCGTAATAACAGCCTGTGCACCGAACTTTTCCATTTCATCGGCTGGAATGAAGGGAATATTCGGATTGATTACTGGCAAAATGGTCGGGGTCTCTATTCTGCCGTGAGGTGTATCCAGTCTGCATATCCTTCCCATCGCATCTTTATCCGTTATCTCGAACCTTTGCATTAGGGATAGGTGTCTGGAGAGATGATAACGTTTCCGATCCTCTCGACCCAAACTATATATTAACCTGTATATGTACACACTACATGCCACTGCTGGTTGCAGGTACAAACGGTGTTATGGCGCTGAAGATCGCAAAGTTAACGGGTTATCCGATATGCTACTCTCAGATCGACAGGTACCCCGACGGTGAGAAATATTTCAGATTCGCATGCGATGTGGAGGGAGAGGATATCATAATCTTCAACTCCATGCATCCGAATCCCGATGAAATTCTCTTTGAAACTATACTGATAGCCGATACCGCCTACCAGAGTGGGGCGAGGACTGTGAGCTGTGTTTTTCCATATTTTGCATATGCCAGAACCGTGGAGAGGGGGAAGGGTGAGGCTTTGCCAATCACAACAGTTGTAAAAATGCTGAAAAATGCTGATATCAGGAAGGTCTACACCGTCGATTTCCATTTACAGAAAAACGTTTTTGGGGTGGAGCATATTGACCTCACGGGGATGGACAGACTTGCGGAGTACTGCATGGAGGAGTTCTCCGATAGCCTCACCGTCATCGCTCCCGACGAGAAGGCGACCTTCTGGGCAAATAAATTTGCGGAAAAGTTTGGTGGCGAGGTAATAGCACTTAAGAAGATCAGGATAGATGCAGAAAACGTCATCGTGGATCCGATAAGTCTGAAGCTCGAGGGTGATGTTGTGATTGTGGATGACATAATTTCCACGGCTGGTACAGTCTGTCAGGCCGCAAGAATAGCCAGAAAAGCAGGTTGCAGGAAAGTTTTTGCCGCATGCACCCATGCCATTATGGCTGGAGATGCGATGATGCGTCTGCTTGAATCTGGGATTGAGGACGTGGTTGCAACTGATACAATTCCAAGCCCTATAAGCCACGTCAGTGTTGCCGAGACAATAGCTTCTGCACTAAATTTTTAAAACCGTGAATTTCATGGCTTAGAGATGATGGAAAACAGCAAGGTTAAGGTTTACTTTCCTGACGGTCATCTGGAAAAGCCGATCTGGGATGCACTGACGACTGCCGGTTACAGGCTGGGAAAGACGGAGAGAGGCTATCTGATTGATGTGGATCACCCAAAGCTGGTGTTCAAGCAGGTCCGCCCCCAGATAATGCCGTTCTACATAGAGATGGGTAAGGGCGATGGAGGGATTACTGGAGAGGACATTCTGGAAAACTGGATGCTAAAATCGAACCTGAGGAATGTGGAGGTACTGGCGGAACTTCCCCTGAGACCCACAAAGCTTGTGGCTGCGGTATCTGAAGAAATTTATCCGAATGTGAAGACCATTGAGGATTTCAAGGCTGAAGTTGGTGATAGAAAGGTCTTCATAGCATCGGAATTTCCTGAGATAGCGAGAAGGTATGCCGAAAGCCACGGACTGAACGCAATAATCTTTGACCCCATCGGGAAAACTGAGGCTTCGCTGCTCCCACCAATGCCTGAAGCAGACCTTATTATCGAGATTACAGAATTTGGAACGACGCTGAAGGAGAACATGTGCAGAATAATTGATCTTGTGATAGATAAGGTTCACTCCGTCTTTATAGTGAACAAGGACTCCCTGAAGGACGTGGAAAAGAGGGAGGTTATGGAAAATCTGGTTACAGATCTCAAGGAAGTTAT
This region of Archaeoglobus neptunius genomic DNA includes:
- the arcS gene encoding archaeosine synthase subunit alpha, whose product is MFYPEKRDGYSRRGRLRIDDVELITPALIEFNVDSGIPEIAKKIDFGRAPYPLKFISEDLFKRLGPSNKEVTVLTGLWHLSPKHLVQAFQGIPKTNPIYAAASATPWNLALLVYLGADIVDNILAVAMAYNGTYFLGDLEIPVSKLKKFPCSCRYCKNQVLENMDESDVNRTVAGHNTELLRIEIEKCRRLIDNEEMRNYVEARVKLNPEMTASLRIADATGEKASFARFKKSRCLFSAVESVNRFEVSYFLNRAVRCYKPVTDTVLLLPCTARKPYLTSKTHRALRSKVKINVNEIIISSPLVVPREFELTYPAINYDTPVTGHWTEEEISFVAFWLKKFIERGKFRKVVAHVEGGYRRVVEKAVRDLDTEIVFTAENGILNEKSVKRLKEEIDGYSRFDLYHQIFDHMLRYQFEIEAEKHSYRGRYPEIEMLDGKERVARVDTKYGMLDIYEKLARLLLESGKYTVEIGDFDLTSTVFAAGVVNADERIRPNDIVVFHNSSIFGVGIAFMDGREMTESKRGIAIKVKRKFSL
- the tgtA gene encoding tRNA guanosine(15) transglycosylase TgtA, with protein sequence MQRFEITDKDAMGRICRLDTPHGRIETPTILPVINPNIPFIPADEMEKFGAQAVITNSYIIYRTMKDEAIEKGVHAILGTDMPVMTDSGSYQLMVYGDVEISNAEIIEFQKSIGSDIIVPLDIPTPPDADFDTAIRDLNITLQREREARKIVNTDSLLAIPIQGSTHSELRKLAAKEARNIGGDIYPIGAIVPLMDTYRFKDLARIILEVRSIITVEPIHLFGCGHPMLFAMAVALGCDLFDSAAYALYAKDDRYLTVYGTKKLSEMNYFPCKCPVCSSYSPEELRRMEKKEREELIARHNLYVSFQEIENIKQAIKENSLFELVEKRVRAHPSMLAGWRLIKKYFSIIERSDPKVKKKFLYTGLDSIYRPAVRRHGKALLNLEWGKDELVISSDLGMLADLYLRPVFGPVPAEMLETYPAGHAEIPDEDLIEKEALETAVENLIRMMKSNPDKKFRIYVSGVWADFLKNLPSNGDLNVLP
- the prs gene encoding ribose-phosphate diphosphokinase, coding for MPLLVAGTNGVMALKIAKLTGYPICYSQIDRYPDGEKYFRFACDVEGEDIIIFNSMHPNPDEILFETILIADTAYQSGARTVSCVFPYFAYARTVERGKGEALPITTVVKMLKNADIRKVYTVDFHLQKNVFGVEHIDLTGMDRLAEYCMEEFSDSLTVIAPDEKATFWANKFAEKFGGEVIALKKIRIDAENVIVDPISLKLEGDVVIVDDIISTAGTVCQAARIARKAGCRKVFAACTHAIMAGDAMMRLLESGIEDVVATDTIPSPISHVSVAETIASALNF
- the hisG gene encoding ATP phosphoribosyltransferase, which translates into the protein MMENSKVKVYFPDGHLEKPIWDALTTAGYRLGKTERGYLIDVDHPKLVFKQVRPQIMPFYIEMGKGDGGITGEDILENWMLKSNLRNVEVLAELPLRPTKLVAAVSEEIYPNVKTIEDFKAEVGDRKVFIASEFPEIARRYAESHGLNAIIFDPIGKTEASLLPPMPEADLIIEITEFGTTLKENMCRIIDLVIDKVHSVFIVNKDSLKDVEKREVMENLVTDLKEVIESRNLVSFYFNVPDEDDLKRIIAYLTEKGFDPTISPLAKGGAAVHIIIDRSEVKFLKPVIRNMGARRIATTPVITFGD